In Paenibacillus kyungheensis, the following are encoded in one genomic region:
- the nfsA gene encoding oxygen-insensitive NADPH nitroreductase, whose protein sequence is MNDTISLLMKHRSIRSYKPDPVTEEQLEAIIAAGQMASSSSNVQAYSVIAVTDPERKSKLSVLAGNQPYIEQCPVFLVWCADMYRLENAVQQHMPDAESYGDAAENFIVATVDVTLAAQNATVAAESLGLGVVYIGGIRNHIEEVSEFLNLPDHVYPVYGMCLGYPNQEPGIRPRLPQKAVLHRESYQADTTLEAMKEYDDTMVRYLSERTGGAKTAPWSALMAEKMTAPSRMQLKSFLERKGFNKR, encoded by the coding sequence ATGAATGATACCATTTCTTTATTGATGAAACACCGTTCGATTCGTAGCTATAAACCTGATCCGGTAACCGAAGAACAGTTAGAAGCGATTATTGCTGCTGGACAAATGGCATCTAGTTCTAGCAATGTGCAAGCATACAGTGTGATTGCAGTTACAGATCCAGAGCGTAAGTCCAAATTGTCTGTATTAGCAGGCAACCAACCTTATATCGAGCAATGCCCTGTATTTTTAGTATGGTGTGCGGATATGTATCGTCTGGAAAATGCAGTTCAACAACATATGCCTGACGCAGAATCTTATGGTGATGCTGCTGAGAACTTTATTGTTGCTACTGTTGATGTAACATTAGCTGCACAAAATGCTACAGTAGCCGCTGAATCTTTGGGTCTGGGCGTTGTGTATATCGGCGGAATTCGTAACCATATTGAAGAAGTCTCTGAATTCTTGAATTTGCCTGACCATGTGTATCCTGTATACGGTATGTGTCTTGGTTATCCGAATCAAGAGCCAGGTATTCGTCCACGTTTACCACAGAAAGCTGTTTTGCATCGTGAGTCGTATCAAGCAGATACTACATTAGAAGCGATGAAAGAATACGATGATACGATGGTTCGCTATTTGTCTGAGCGTACCGGCGGAGCCAAAACAGCGCCATGGTCTGCACTGATGGCTGAAAAAATGACCGCTCCTTCACGTATGCAATTAAAATCGTTCTTAGAACGCAAAGGCTTCAACAAACGTTAA
- a CDS encoding copper ion binding protein translates to MANIKLEVEGMSCNHCVQAVEGALQEIGAKGKVNLEAKSVDIEYDADQVDIMKLTDAIEEQGYDVVSTGG, encoded by the coding sequence ATGGCAAATATTAAATTAGAAGTAGAAGGTATGTCTTGCAACCACTGTGTTCAAGCGGTAGAAGGGGCACTTCAAGAGATCGGTGCAAAAGGTAAAGTGAATTTGGAAGCCAAATCTGTTGATATTGAATATGATGCAGATCAAGTCGATATTATGAAATTGACCGATGCTATCGAAGAGCAAGGGTATGATGTAGTTTCTACAGGTGGTTAA
- a CDS encoding metal-sensitive transcriptional regulator: MEKIDHLNTEDSLHEHHQSCDHSPGEVRRSHHSDEMKSNMIRRLNRVEGQIRGIKGMIEKDTYCDDVLNQIAAAQSALNSVGRLLLEGHMKSCVVERIEAGENEVIDELLITINKLLK, encoded by the coding sequence ATGGAGAAGATAGATCATCTGAATACAGAAGATTCACTTCATGAGCATCATCAATCTTGCGATCATAGCCCGGGAGAGGTTCGTCGTAGTCATCATTCAGATGAGATGAAAAGCAATATGATCCGTCGACTTAATCGTGTTGAAGGACAGATTCGAGGAATCAAAGGCATGATTGAGAAAGACACTTATTGCGATGATGTGCTGAATCAGATTGCAGCCGCTCAATCTGCTCTGAACTCTGTCGGTAGATTGCTGTTAGAAGGCCATATGAAGAGTTGTGTGGTCGAGCGTATCGAAGCAGGGGAAAATGAAGTGATTGACGAGCTACTTATCACGATTAATAAATTATTGAAATAA
- a CDS encoding TatD family hydrolase, whose amino-acid sequence MKPVYATLIDSHIHLDQYQDQQIERIIHSLPEHHIQSLITVSMNLPSCQRNEKLAQQYPSIVRPAYGYHPEQPLPGSQELETLLVWIKQRIDNIVAIGEIGLPYYLRQEAVERGDQLDEQGYIDVLSALLQLAAAYDKPVILHAVYEDAEIVCDLLEHYGITQAHFHWFKGYPATINRMIAKGYYISFTPDIQYEPEIQQLATLYPTHLVMAETDGPWPFEGSFAGQMTHPSMTATVCSEWAKIQQISEQEARHLIYLNTLSFYTPNQAQRL is encoded by the coding sequence ATGAAGCCTGTCTATGCTACGCTTATCGATAGCCATATCCATCTGGATCAATATCAAGATCAACAGATTGAGCGAATCATTCACTCCCTTCCAGAACACCATATCCAGTCGCTAATTACAGTCTCCATGAATCTACCTTCCTGTCAGCGTAATGAGAAGCTGGCTCAACAATACCCGTCTATCGTTCGTCCCGCTTACGGGTATCATCCAGAACAGCCTTTACCCGGCTCGCAGGAGCTTGAGACGTTATTGGTATGGATAAAGCAACGTATTGATAATATAGTAGCGATTGGTGAGATTGGATTACCGTATTACTTGCGACAAGAAGCAGTAGAACGTGGTGACCAATTAGATGAACAAGGGTATATCGATGTATTGTCTGCTTTACTACAACTTGCTGCCGCTTATGACAAGCCTGTTATTTTACATGCTGTCTATGAAGATGCAGAGATCGTCTGTGATCTTTTAGAACACTATGGTATCACTCAAGCTCATTTTCACTGGTTCAAAGGATATCCTGCTACGATTAATCGCATGATAGCCAAAGGTTATTATATTTCGTTTACGCCAGATATTCAGTATGAACCGGAAATTCAGCAATTGGCTACACTATATCCTACTCATCTGGTGATGGCTGAGACGGACGGCCCGTGGCCATTTGAAGGTTCTTTTGCCGGACAAATGACTCATCCGTCTATGACTGCTACTGTCTGTTCTGAATGGGCTAAGATTCAGCAGATATCAGAGCAAGAAGCTCGCCACTTGATCTATCTAAATACATTATCATTTTACACACCAAATCAGGCACAGCGTCTCTAA
- a CDS encoding heavy metal translocating P-type ATPase — protein sequence MSVSSNSNISDPQSSAPTPASDQTKQLTLQIGGMTCAACATRIEKGLRRLDGVEEVNVNLALERASVNYEPSMINKEQVEQKIEQLGYQSLKETVDLDISGMTCAACATRIEKGIKRMDGVSAVNVNLALETARVQYTPGTLETTDIIRKVEKLGYTASPKKEEGIQQRREHEATIRKWKLIASAILSLPLLWAMVGHFSVTSWIGVPMLLMNPWVQLILATPVQFVIGGAFYVGAYKALRSGSANMDVLVALGTSAAYFYSLFLMIRSLIVPGTSVELYFEVSSILITLILLGKWFEYRAKGRSSEAIRSLMGLRALTARIDRDGEEVEIPVDDVQVGHLLIVKPGEKIPVDGEVVEGHSSIDESMLTGESLPVEKTVGDQVIGATINQNGRLKFRAVHIGKETALSQIIRVVEEAQVSKAPIQRLADVISGIFVPIVVGIALVTFAIWFWGVAPGDFSGALEKAIAVLVIACPCALGLATPTSIMAGSGRAAEYGILFKGGEHLEAAHKVDTVVLDKTGTITRGEPVVTDIQFANNSQEMSEQQWLQWVAGAESASEHPLAKAIVQGIKERGLQAELVDTFEAIPGKGIHATIGAQSLWIGTRQLLQSQQIDVHDLEAEIQEVEQQGKTVMLTAINGQYAGWIAVADTVKETSQAAIARLKQMGLHVIMITGDNERTAQAIAAQTGVDQVLAGVLPEGKATEISRLQQQGRIVAMVGDGINDAPALATANTGIAIGTGADVAIEAADITLMRGDLNGIADAIMLSRRTIRNIRQNLFWALAYNVIGIPIAAIGLLAPWLAGAAMAFSSVSVVLNALRLQRIKL from the coding sequence ATGAGTGTATCGTCTAATAGTAATATCAGTGATCCCCAATCTTCAGCACCTACACCGGCTTCAGATCAGACCAAACAATTAACGTTACAGATTGGTGGAATGACCTGTGCTGCTTGTGCTACACGTATCGAAAAAGGATTACGTCGTCTAGATGGTGTTGAAGAAGTGAATGTAAATCTAGCGCTTGAACGTGCTTCTGTCAATTATGAACCGTCTATGATTAATAAAGAACAGGTTGAACAAAAAATCGAACAATTAGGTTACCAGTCGCTCAAAGAAACTGTCGACTTGGATATTTCAGGAATGACTTGCGCCGCTTGTGCTACTCGGATCGAAAAAGGGATTAAGCGTATGGATGGTGTGTCTGCGGTCAATGTGAATTTGGCATTGGAGACAGCTAGAGTACAATACACACCGGGTACGCTAGAAACGACAGATATTATCCGCAAAGTAGAAAAGCTAGGATACACCGCTTCACCGAAAAAAGAAGAAGGTATTCAACAACGCCGAGAACATGAGGCAACGATACGTAAATGGAAATTGATAGCGTCTGCGATTTTATCATTACCTTTATTATGGGCGATGGTAGGTCATTTTAGCGTCACTTCATGGATTGGTGTACCGATGTTGTTAATGAATCCGTGGGTACAGTTGATTCTGGCAACACCGGTTCAGTTTGTGATTGGTGGTGCTTTTTATGTAGGAGCCTACAAAGCATTACGTAGTGGAAGCGCCAATATGGATGTACTGGTAGCTCTAGGGACATCGGCTGCTTATTTTTATAGTCTATTTCTGATGATTCGTTCACTGATTGTACCGGGAACGAGTGTGGAATTATATTTTGAAGTCAGTTCTATTTTAATCACATTAATTTTGTTAGGAAAATGGTTTGAATATCGTGCTAAAGGGCGTTCTTCTGAAGCGATACGGAGTCTTATGGGATTGCGTGCATTAACAGCCCGAATCGATCGTGATGGGGAAGAAGTAGAGATTCCTGTAGATGATGTACAGGTGGGACATCTTCTTATCGTCAAACCGGGTGAAAAGATTCCGGTGGATGGCGAAGTGGTAGAAGGTCATTCTTCTATCGACGAATCGATGCTAACCGGAGAAAGTCTACCTGTTGAAAAAACAGTCGGCGATCAGGTAATTGGAGCAACTATTAATCAGAATGGACGACTTAAATTTCGAGCGGTGCATATCGGTAAAGAGACAGCACTATCGCAAATTATTCGTGTCGTTGAAGAAGCGCAAGTCTCCAAAGCACCGATCCAGCGTCTAGCAGATGTCATCTCAGGTATTTTTGTACCGATTGTGGTCGGGATCGCTTTAGTCACCTTTGCTATCTGGTTCTGGGGTGTGGCTCCAGGTGATTTTAGTGGGGCACTGGAAAAAGCGATTGCTGTTCTAGTGATTGCTTGTCCTTGTGCATTAGGGCTTGCGACACCGACATCGATTATGGCAGGCTCTGGTCGGGCTGCGGAATACGGTATTTTATTTAAAGGCGGAGAGCATTTAGAAGCCGCACATAAAGTAGATACGGTTGTATTAGACAAAACAGGTACGATTACACGCGGCGAACCAGTTGTGACTGATATTCAATTTGCGAACAATAGTCAAGAGATGTCTGAACAGCAATGGTTGCAATGGGTAGCAGGAGCAGAGTCGGCTTCTGAACATCCACTTGCCAAAGCTATCGTACAAGGTATCAAAGAACGCGGATTACAAGCAGAATTAGTAGATACTTTTGAAGCGATACCTGGTAAGGGTATCCATGCTACGATCGGCGCACAATCGTTATGGATCGGAACCCGTCAATTGTTACAATCTCAGCAGATTGATGTACATGATCTAGAAGCAGAGATTCAAGAGGTAGAACAGCAGGGTAAAACAGTGATGTTAACTGCAATCAATGGACAATATGCAGGTTGGATTGCTGTAGCCGATACAGTCAAAGAAACATCACAGGCGGCGATTGCTCGTCTCAAACAGATGGGCTTACATGTCATTATGATTACAGGTGATAATGAACGTACTGCTCAAGCGATCGCTGCGCAGACAGGTGTAGACCAAGTATTAGCAGGTGTACTTCCTGAAGGCAAAGCAACTGAAATTAGCCGTTTGCAACAACAAGGTCGAATCGTAGCTATGGTCGGTGACGGTATCAATGATGCGCCTGCTCTGGCTACAGCCAATACAGGGATTGCGATCGGTACAGGAGCAGATGTAGCGATAGAAGCCGCAGATATCACCTTAATGCGCGGTGATCTGAATGGAATTGCAGACGCGATTATGCTCAGTCGACGTACAATCCGTAATATTCGGCAAAATCTATTCTGGGCACTGGCTTACAATGTGATAGGGATTCCGATTGCAGCGATAGGTTTGTTAGCACCATGGTTAGCAGGAGCAGCAATGGCATTTAGTTCGGTATCGGTTGTATTAAATGCGTTACGCTTACAACGAATTAAATTGTAA
- a CDS encoding GrpB family protein — MDVRLSDFREEWAIQFAEEAELLRDIFTDQIIEIHHFGSTSVPFLKAKPVIDMLVIVQNIEKMDEWNNHMHDLGYDVAGEWGIEGRRLFRKGGDQRTHHIHCYEQHNPHIHRHLVVRDYLRCHPEEVTRYSQFKEELAQKFTTTNEYSPAKKQFVTQLEQRALLWYALQ, encoded by the coding sequence ATGGATGTACGATTGAGTGATTTTCGTGAAGAATGGGCGATACAGTTTGCAGAAGAAGCTGAGTTACTTAGAGATATATTTACAGATCAAATCATAGAGATACATCACTTTGGAAGCACATCGGTTCCTTTTTTAAAAGCAAAACCGGTGATTGATATGCTGGTAATCGTTCAGAATATTGAAAAGATGGATGAATGGAACAATCATATGCATGATTTGGGATATGATGTAGCAGGTGAATGGGGAATAGAAGGCAGGCGGTTATTTCGAAAAGGTGGCGATCAGCGCACTCACCATATTCATTGTTATGAACAACATAATCCTCATATCCATCGTCATCTTGTTGTACGAGATTATTTACGTTGCCATCCCGAAGAAGTGACTCGATATAGCCAGTTTAAAGAAGAACTTGCCCAGAAATTCACTACAACCAACGAGTACAGCCCAGCTAAAAAACAATTTGTCACTCAATTAGAACAGCGTGCTTTGCTCTGGTATGCTTTACAATAA
- a CDS encoding MDR family MFS transporter, whose amino-acid sequence MSKATNRSMVTIGLLAALFIGALDSTVVSTASPRIISSLGGLSLISWIFSIYTLTTCIATPIFGKLGDLFGRKSIFAIGLGVFVLGSIMCGFANSMTELIWYRAIQGIGAGALTPVTFTIVGDLYPGKERAKVQGLFSSVWSVAGLFGPLVGGYFVDYISWRWIFFINLPVGIIAILFIFIYFHESFEKKQKSIDYAGAITFTIGMTALLLALLTGGEEYAWGSPMIIGLFVVTIIFMVLFLQIEKRAAEPMLPLSLFQSRILSIPYVLGFSTRWMVMGVTVYCALWIQDVFGYSATSAGLALMPMSIAWPVASTLAGRWMYKVGAKLLIVLGSAFVVGGSLWLALMHAQSSYGVIVGSLILIGLGMGFIVTPSLVVIQGAVGFQMRSVATSTNTLMNSLGQTISVAVFGMVFNAIVTTGTASQLASGIHYVFILMFAVSVLNLIIALFLPSSQQLFSAIREHEAPTGATPQGQTSTSPALERS is encoded by the coding sequence ATGTCCAAAGCAACCAATCGTTCTATGGTCACTATAGGTTTGCTTGCAGCCTTATTTATCGGTGCCCTCGATTCAACTGTAGTCAGTACAGCATCACCACGTATTATCTCTTCACTTGGAGGATTAAGCCTGATTAGTTGGATCTTCTCTATCTATACATTAACGACTTGTATCGCTACACCAATCTTTGGTAAGCTAGGCGATTTGTTCGGTCGTAAATCGATTTTCGCTATTGGACTGGGTGTGTTTGTGCTCGGTTCTATTATGTGTGGATTTGCTAACTCGATGACCGAATTGATCTGGTATCGAGCTATTCAAGGAATTGGAGCAGGTGCGCTCACACCGGTCACATTTACAATTGTAGGCGATCTGTATCCTGGCAAAGAACGTGCTAAAGTACAAGGACTCTTCTCATCTGTATGGTCTGTAGCCGGATTGTTTGGACCACTGGTAGGCGGTTACTTTGTCGATTATATCTCATGGCGTTGGATTTTCTTTATTAATCTGCCTGTAGGGATTATAGCGATTTTGTTTATCTTTATTTACTTTCATGAATCGTTTGAGAAAAAGCAAAAATCGATCGATTATGCAGGTGCAATTACGTTTACGATCGGAATGACTGCTTTGTTGTTAGCTCTTTTGACAGGTGGAGAAGAATACGCCTGGGGTTCACCTATGATTATCGGTTTATTTGTTGTTACAATTATTTTTATGGTTTTATTTTTGCAAATAGAAAAACGTGCGGCTGAACCGATGTTACCTTTATCGTTATTTCAATCCCGCATTTTATCGATTCCCTATGTGCTTGGATTCTCTACCCGTTGGATGGTGATGGGTGTAACAGTTTACTGTGCGCTCTGGATTCAAGATGTATTCGGCTATAGTGCTACCAGTGCCGGACTGGCTCTTATGCCGATGTCTATTGCTTGGCCTGTGGCTTCTACTTTAGCCGGACGCTGGATGTACAAAGTAGGCGCCAAGCTACTGATTGTGCTTGGATCTGCATTTGTAGTAGGTGGTAGTCTATGGCTTGCTCTAATGCATGCTCAGTCGTCTTATGGAGTGATTGTAGGTTCATTGATTCTGATCGGACTGGGTATGGGCTTTATCGTGACTCCTTCACTTGTTGTGATTCAAGGTGCTGTTGGCTTCCAGATGCGTAGTGTAGCTACATCGACCAATACGTTAATGAACTCACTGGGACAGACGATTAGTGTAGCTGTATTCGGGATGGTGTTCAATGCGATTGTGACGACAGGGACTGCATCGCAACTAGCTTCCGGGATTCACTATGTATTTATATTAATGTTTGCGGTATCTGTTTTGAATCTAATTATTGCGTTATTCTTACCATCGAGTCAGCAGTTATTCAGTGCGATTCGAGAACATGAAGCACCTACAGGTGCTACACCTCAAGGTCAGACTTCTACTTCACCTGCACTGGAACGTAGCTAA
- a CDS encoding response regulator, with product MNYKNQQIFGFVSVLIVAILFMAIEFMISQNGSFAGRGVVVVVLSAILIILGITIAVWTIKKTTRQLKQVTTVMEEMDFNTAEHLPRLQVVTGDEIGNIAVAFNKMSGALEDHNRKAREFNEQIEESNWIQTQLAKMGTVYQNINEIDDLANRFIRELTPIVDSAYGIFYFCEEKNGIPMLMHKASYSTYHAMPDAMRQFQFGEGVVGQAAVEQTIMLMESPSDHPIRIQTGATSIPLKQIMLLPILFENRTVVVIELGSIYGFSDKQQKLIERVASTFGVVVNNVDNRMQVDRLLREAQTLTEELQSQQEELQAQQEELQATNEQLRERNHYSEIKTEELQIAQKELQLYSEELSRSSQYKSEFLANMSHELRTPLNSILILSQLISEKDKTHEEDDTPHFGEVIHHSGQDLLNLIDDILDLSKVEAGMVEVQRDSVSVYDLPEVMGYSFDKIAEQKGIAFSSNIDENVPDVFYTDEKRLQQIMKNLLSNAFKFTSKGSVMINIALADESMVAKGYNVPEQMDYMLAISVTDTGIGIKEDKQNLIFEAFQQEDGTTERQYGGTGLGLSICREFSKLLGGYVTVQSELGKGSTFTLYLPSLAINEEGQPVTKPLPLTWMDQEEQQDSLARLQGKSVLVVDDDLRNIFALEGVLKGKGMHVRSAQNGEEAIALLNAESADIVLMDMMMPIMDGYEAMRWIRMEEKWKNLPIIALTAKAMKDDRELCIEAGASDYISKPMNVEQLLSVILVWLSDWEHPQTLYNQNQKQQQ from the coding sequence ATGAACTACAAAAATCAGCAAATTTTTGGTTTTGTTAGTGTGTTAATAGTGGCTATTCTTTTTATGGCTATCGAATTTATGATATCTCAAAATGGATCTTTTGCAGGCAGGGGCGTAGTTGTTGTAGTCTTATCTGCGATTCTTATTATTCTTGGGATTACGATTGCGGTATGGACGATAAAGAAAACCACCCGTCAACTAAAGCAAGTCACAACGGTAATGGAAGAAATGGATTTTAATACAGCGGAACATTTGCCACGTCTACAAGTTGTCACTGGTGATGAAATCGGCAATATTGCAGTCGCATTTAATAAAATGTCTGGTGCTTTAGAAGATCATAATCGAAAAGCTCGTGAATTTAACGAACAGATCGAAGAAAGCAATTGGATTCAGACGCAATTAGCCAAAATGGGAACAGTATATCAGAACATTAATGAAATCGATGATCTGGCAAATCGTTTTATTCGTGAACTTACTCCTATTGTAGATTCAGCGTATGGCATTTTCTATTTTTGCGAAGAAAAGAATGGGATTCCTATGCTGATGCACAAAGCCTCTTATTCTACTTATCATGCGATGCCAGATGCCATGCGCCAATTTCAATTCGGTGAAGGGGTCGTTGGACAGGCAGCCGTAGAACAAACGATTATGTTGATGGAATCTCCATCAGATCATCCTATTCGTATTCAGACAGGAGCTACCTCTATTCCACTGAAGCAGATTATGCTATTGCCGATTTTATTTGAAAATCGAACAGTGGTTGTGATTGAATTAGGTTCTATTTATGGATTTTCAGACAAACAGCAAAAGTTAATTGAGCGTGTAGCATCTACATTTGGAGTGGTTGTGAATAATGTAGATAATCGGATGCAGGTAGATCGGTTACTGCGTGAAGCACAGACATTAACAGAAGAATTACAGTCTCAACAAGAAGAACTACAAGCACAACAAGAAGAACTTCAGGCAACGAACGAGCAACTTCGTGAACGCAATCACTATTCAGAGATTAAAACAGAAGAATTACAAATTGCGCAAAAAGAACTTCAATTGTATTCAGAAGAATTGAGCCGTAGCTCGCAGTACAAGTCGGAGTTTTTAGCCAATATGTCTCATGAATTACGTACACCGCTCAATAGTATTTTAATTCTGTCTCAATTGATTAGTGAAAAAGACAAAACTCATGAAGAAGATGATACGCCTCATTTTGGCGAAGTGATTCATCATTCCGGTCAAGATTTGCTTAATTTGATAGATGATATTTTGGATTTGTCTAAAGTGGAAGCAGGTATGGTTGAAGTACAGCGCGATTCGGTATCCGTCTATGATCTACCTGAAGTGATGGGATATAGCTTTGACAAGATTGCCGAGCAAAAAGGGATTGCATTTTCTTCAAATATTGATGAAAATGTACCAGATGTATTCTATACTGATGAGAAAAGATTGCAACAAATTATGAAAAATCTACTCTCTAACGCGTTTAAGTTTACCAGTAAAGGTTCAGTCATGATTAATATTGCATTAGCAGATGAATCGATGGTTGCTAAAGGATACAATGTTCCAGAGCAGATGGATTACATGCTAGCGATCTCGGTTACAGATACAGGAATAGGAATCAAAGAAGATAAGCAAAATCTGATCTTTGAAGCTTTTCAGCAAGAAGATGGCACAACCGAACGTCAATATGGTGGAACAGGTCTAGGATTATCGATCTGTCGTGAGTTCTCCAAATTATTAGGAGGATATGTTACTGTTCAAAGTGAATTAGGTAAAGGCAGTACCTTTACGTTGTATCTCCCTTCACTTGCTATCAATGAAGAAGGACAGCCTGTTACCAAGCCATTACCTTTAACATGGATGGATCAAGAAGAACAACAAGATTCATTAGCACGATTGCAAGGTAAGTCTGTGCTTGTCGTGGATGATGATTTACGTAATATTTTTGCGTTAGAAGGTGTGCTCAAAGGTAAAGGTATGCATGTACGTAGTGCACAGAATGGGGAAGAAGCGATTGCTTTATTAAATGCTGAATCCGCAGATATTGTGTTGATGGATATGATGATGCCGATTATGGATGGGTATGAAGCGATGCGCTGGATTCGGATGGAAGAAAAGTGGAAAAACCTACCGATTATTGCACTCACCGCTAAAGCAATGAAAGATGATCGTGAATTATGTATAGAAGCAGGAGCATCTGATTATATCAGTAAACCGATGAATGTGGAGCAGTTGTTATCTGTTATTCTGGTATGGCTTTCCGATTGGGAACATCCCCAAACGCTATACAATCAAAATCAAAAGCAACAACAATAA
- a CDS encoding thymidine kinase, which translates to MAQLFFKYGAMNSGKSIEILKVAHNYEEQEKHVLIFTSALDNRDETGYVSSRIGVRRQAIAIHDDTDIYSIVKNYAPKPSCVLIDECQFMKKEAILQLVRIVDELSIPVMGFGLKNDFQNNLFEGSQYMLLYADKIEEMKTICWFCERKAIMNLRVKDGKPVYTGEQIQIGGNESYYPVCRKCYNNPPIE; encoded by the coding sequence TTGGCACAGTTATTTTTTAAGTACGGTGCAATGAACAGTGGGAAATCGATTGAAATTTTAAAAGTTGCCCACAACTATGAGGAACAGGAGAAACATGTTCTGATTTTTACGTCTGCCCTAGATAATCGCGATGAGACTGGCTATGTCTCTTCTCGCATTGGTGTACGTCGTCAGGCTATTGCAATTCATGATGATACCGACATCTATAGTATTGTCAAAAATTATGCGCCTAAGCCTTCATGTGTATTGATTGATGAGTGTCAATTTATGAAAAAAGAAGCGATTTTGCAACTGGTACGCATCGTGGATGAGTTAAGCATTCCTGTGATGGGCTTCGGTCTCAAAAACGATTTTCAAAATAATCTATTCGAAGGTAGTCAGTATATGCTACTGTATGCAGATAAAATTGAAGAAATGAAAACAATCTGCTGGTTCTGTGAACGCAAAGCGATTATGAACCTGCGCGTAAAAGATGGAAAACCTGTGTATACAGGAGAACAGATTCAAATTGGTGGTAATGAAAGTTATTATCCTGTGTGTCGCAAATGCTACAATAATCCTCCGATTGAATAG
- a CDS encoding Hpt domain-containing protein: protein MSKADRYQQIIQQTRIRFLADASLKMQDLQHRFEDYDHGRLSADQRTLPDCIHRHAHAIKGLALTLSYEDIDHICEEILNYILYQPDHVWTAEDIHTLRKMVITLDQLLTQASSAQV, encoded by the coding sequence ATGTCAAAAGCAGATCGGTATCAGCAGATCATCCAACAAACTAGAATTCGGTTTTTGGCGGATGCTTCTCTCAAAATGCAAGATTTGCAACATCGCTTTGAAGATTATGATCACGGTCGATTATCCGCAGATCAACGTACATTACCCGATTGTATTCATCGTCATGCTCATGCGATCAAAGGATTAGCCCTTACACTGTCGTATGAAGATATTGATCACATCTGTGAAGAAATTCTTAATTACATTCTATACCAACCAGATCATGTATGGACAGCAGAAGATATCCATACTTTGCGTAAAATGGTAATCACACTGGATCAATTGTTAACTCAAGCTTCTTCAGCACAGGTGTAA
- a CDS encoding response regulator, with the protein MKKIVIIDDSAPFTLLIKQLLETEDVIVESYEDAADFLKIPSRITGYDLIILDIHLPDVDGLHVLESLKNKPATKDIPVLLLSGDSRSEMVIRGMRMGAIDFMTKPIDPAQLIERVLDHLDRGIEGS; encoded by the coding sequence ATGAAAAAAATAGTTATTATTGATGATAGCGCTCCCTTTACATTGTTGATTAAACAATTATTGGAGACAGAAGATGTAATTGTAGAATCGTATGAGGATGCGGCAGATTTTCTGAAAATCCCTTCACGCATTACAGGGTATGATCTGATTATTCTGGATATTCATTTACCGGATGTGGACGGGCTACATGTACTAGAAAGTCTTAAAAACAAACCAGCTACCAAAGATATCCCTGTTTTACTATTGTCAGGTGATTCTCGTTCTGAAATGGTTATTCGTGGCATGCGTATGGGCGCTATTGATTTTATGACAAAACCAATTGATCCGGCACAATTGATCGAGCGAGTACTGGATCATTTAGACAGAGGAATAGAGGGATCATGA